A single region of the Senegalia massiliensis genome encodes:
- a CDS encoding HIT family protein, with the protein MYVKKLSKKEEQELKQRGRNIRDLQEKGICFGCDNFRTGGIFPDDGLIIYEDEKIRCQFEKYPRATGQTIIVSKEHYEDISEMPLELGTYILKISNEIIKLHKEILGAEKVYMCTLCDGKRNHLHFQLFPRLKGEPIGYGNFVREEGILMDYHKTAELYKQKLKEIIEE; encoded by the coding sequence GTGTATGTTAAGAAATTGTCTAAAAAAGAAGAACAAGAACTAAAGCAAAGAGGTAGAAATATAAGAGATTTGCAAGAAAAAGGTATATGTTTCGGCTGTGATAACTTTAGAACAGGAGGTATATTTCCTGACGATGGGTTGATTATTTATGAGGATGAAAAAATAAGGTGTCAATTTGAAAAATACCCAAGAGCAACAGGTCAAACAATTATTGTATCAAAGGAACATTACGAAGATATTTCTGAAATGCCTCTTGAACTAGGTACATATATATTAAAAATATCCAATGAAATTATTAAACTTCATAAAGAAATTTTAGGTGCAGAAAAAGTATACATGTGCACCTTATGTGATGGTAAGAGGAATCATTTGCATTTTCAACTTTTTCCTAGACTAAAAGGAGAGCCAATAGGATATGGAAATTTTGTCAGAGAAGAAGGTATACTTATGGATTATCATAAAACAGCAGAACTTTACAAACAGAAACTAAAAGAAATTATAGAGGAATAA